Proteins encoded by one window of Anaerolineales bacterium:
- a CDS encoding GNAT family N-acetyltransferase translates to MTTRSFMPGDQEKIIQLLLAYRTGGNVMRYPTVWRLQLLLDSRVWDLEQDIRLWEDTENNLTACALLWKRQREGTYYALERILHPDMLETELPSAMLDWAIGRTGVESLEKATKLSLSVFLLQRTMEHDIYLLEAQGFSRNTAGYNVYMTMALDTLSTSTNLPDGFQLLPLTEADLEAYQATYGFTPVTIEHQRALLHNREYQHFIVKAPDGQLAAYLECSFSRAEWAQNQQRAGWIDYIETQPPFQHLKLAQFLMLHAFEHLRTQGANRIMLITRHDNQPAQSLFKKVGMEFDDNEYIYEKEIDTRSMEVIKKSY, encoded by the coding sequence ATGACAACACGCTCGTTTATGCCCGGTGATCAGGAAAAAATAATACAATTGCTTCTGGCTTACCGTACTGGTGGCAATGTAATGCGTTATCCTACAGTCTGGCGGTTACAGCTTCTGCTCGATTCCCGTGTCTGGGATCTCGAACAGGATATACGGCTGTGGGAAGATACCGAAAACAACTTAACAGCCTGTGCTTTATTATGGAAGCGTCAGCGCGAAGGTACTTACTATGCCCTGGAACGGATTTTGCATCCTGATATGCTGGAAACAGAATTGCCATCGGCTATGTTGGACTGGGCGATTGGGCGTACAGGGGTTGAATCACTCGAAAAAGCCACGAAGTTGTCTCTTTCTGTTTTCCTACTGCAACGAACTATGGAACATGACATATACCTGCTTGAAGCTCAGGGATTCAGCCGCAATACCGCAGGCTACAATGTTTATATGACGATGGCACTTGATACTCTATCGACATCCACCAATCTCCCCGACGGTTTTCAACTACTGCCGCTGACCGAGGCGGATTTGGAGGCTTATCAAGCCACATATGGATTCACGCCAGTAACAATTGAACATCAGCGCGCTTTGCTGCATAACAGGGAATATCAGCATTTCATTGTGAAAGCACCTGATGGACAGTTGGCGGCTTATCTGGAATGTTCATTTAGTCGGGCTGAGTGGGCACAGAATCAGCAGCGTGCTGGCTGGATTGACTACATTGAGACTCAGCCTCCATTTCAGCACCTTAAACTGGCGCAGTTCCTCATGCTGCATGCCTTTGAGCATCTGCGAACTCAGGGGGCAAACCGGATTATGCTGATTACGCGACACGACAATCAACCAGCCCAATCCCTGTTCAAAAAAGTCGGCATGGAATTTGATGATAATGAATATATCTATGAAAAAGAGATTGATACCAGAAGCATGGAGGTAATCAAAAAGTCCTATTAA
- a CDS encoding protein kinase, which translates to MISPHLSTTPLATFGNRYRIGDTLGIGGMGAVYRAIDRLTGRSVAIKRVLMATERLQFSQSTGARDLRLALTQEFRTLASLRHPHIINVIDYGFDSGGLPFYTMELVEGAQNILHYGLEKLLERRLELLAQVLLALAYLHRRGIIHRDIKPDNILIDQDEVKVLDFGLAIARTDLPLESETVGTLAYIAPEMLSGKPAIEASDLYSVGMIAYELLSGRYPFDKEEFAKLTVAVLHETPSWEGIPPHLQPLLATLLQKDPAKRYQDAYAVLDELQRIAGVTIPRENAVIRESFLQAAAFVGREKEMTTLIAALHRAKEGKGSAWLLGGESGVGKTRLLDELRIRALVEGALVVRGNAIPESAVSDVLWREPIRRLVLNIELTPSHAAVLQTLIPDLQTLTEVTPTETIPEGMERRERLKSAVFEVFRAQPHPLVLILEDLQWAGNLDLLKTLLEQVTAHPWLIVANFRDDEVPSLPAKLPEMTFMKVLRLDKQAITALSVSMLGTAGDAPPVIDLLERETEGNVFFIVEVVRALAERAGQLSDIANQTLPRQVFSGGIQTVVRRRLERVPVWAKTLLELAAVRGRIVDVPLMEWIVRQTLNMPTVSAWLMACTGASVMVIREEQ; encoded by the coding sequence ATGATCAGCCCACACCTATCCACAACACCCCTCGCCACCTTTGGCAACCGCTACCGCATTGGCGATACGCTTGGCATTGGCGGGATGGGCGCAGTCTACCGCGCCATAGACCGCCTCACCGGACGCAGCGTGGCGATCAAGCGTGTTCTTATGGCGACAGAGCGCTTGCAATTCTCCCAGTCTACCGGCGCACGTGATCTGCGGCTTGCCCTCACCCAAGAATTCCGCACCCTTGCCAGCCTTCGCCACCCGCACATCATCAATGTTATTGACTACGGCTTTGACTCCGGCGGGCTGCCCTTCTATACGATGGAGTTGGTGGAAGGCGCACAGAACATCCTTCACTATGGGTTGGAAAAACTCCTTGAGCGCCGCTTGGAACTGCTTGCCCAAGTCCTCTTGGCGTTGGCATACCTTCACCGGCGGGGGATCATCCACCGCGATATAAAGCCCGACAACATCCTCATCGATCAGGATGAGGTTAAGGTGCTGGATTTCGGCTTAGCCATTGCCCGCACCGATCTCCCTCTCGAATCCGAGACGGTGGGGACGCTTGCCTACATTGCCCCCGAAATGCTCAGCGGCAAACCAGCGATAGAGGCAAGCGATCTCTATTCCGTTGGCATGATCGCCTATGAACTGCTCAGCGGGCGCTATCCCTTTGACAAAGAAGAATTCGCCAAACTCACCGTCGCTGTCCTCCACGAAACACCCTCTTGGGAAGGTATTCCCCCTCACCTTCAACCCCTTTTGGCAACGCTTCTCCAAAAAGACCCCGCCAAGCGCTATCAAGATGCCTATGCCGTGTTGGATGAATTACAGCGGATCGCCGGCGTGACCATCCCCCGCGAAAATGCCGTGATCCGCGAGAGCTTTCTTCAGGCAGCCGCCTTTGTGGGGCGCGAAAAAGAAATGACTACCCTCATCGCCGCACTCCACCGTGCCAAAGAAGGCAAAGGAAGTGCGTGGCTGCTCGGAGGGGAATCCGGCGTGGGCAAAACACGTCTTCTTGATGAACTGCGTATTCGGGCATTGGTCGAGGGGGCGCTTGTTGTTCGCGGCAACGCCATTCCCGAATCAGCGGTGAGCGATGTGCTTTGGCGAGAGCCAATCCGCCGCCTTGTGCTGAACATCGAACTCACCCCCAGCCATGCGGCGGTCTTACAAACCCTCATCCCCGATCTGCAAACCCTGACCGAGGTCACCCCAACGGAGACGATCCCCGAAGGGATGGAGCGCCGCGAACGCTTGAAATCGGCTGTCTTTGAAGTCTTTCGCGCCCAGCCACACCCCCTTGTTCTCATCTTGGAAGACCTTCAATGGGCGGGCAACCTTGATCTCTTAAAAACGCTCCTCGAACAGGTCACCGCCCATCCCTGGCTCATTGTGGCGAACTTCCGCGACGATGAAGTCCCCTCTCTCCCCGCCAAACTCCCCGAAATGACTTTTATGAAGGTACTGCGTCTCGATAAACAGGCAATCACCGCGCTCAGCGTCAGTATGCTTGGCACAGCCGGTGACGCCCCACCCGTCATTGATCTGCTTGAGCGGGAGACAGAGGGCAATGTGTTTTTCATTGTCGAGGTCGTTCGCGCCCTTGCCGAACGCGCCGGACAGCTGAGCGATATTGCCAATCAGACTCTTCCCCGTCAAGTCTTTTCGGGGGGCATTCAGACCGTCGTCCGGCGGCGTTTGGAGCGTGTCCCCGTTTGGGCAAAAACCCTACTGGAATTGGCGGCGGTGCGTGGGCGCATAGTGGATGTTCCCCTCATGGAATGGATCGTCCGCCAGACGCTCAACATGCCCACTGTCTCCGCGTGGCTGATGGCATGTACGGGCGCCTCGGTGATGGTCATCCGCGAGGAACAGTAG
- a CDS encoding Zn-ribbon domain-containing OB-fold protein, with product MTDTRTDAHRLTEVPLTGRGEVYSYTLIQDAPEGFEGQAPYVLALVKLDEGPMITAQLTDLEGAPEIGMPVEMVTRRLRNDGASAPIVYGYKFRPLVERG from the coding sequence ATGACCGACACACGGACAGACGCACACCGCCTGACGGAAGTTCCGCTTACCGGACGAGGTGAAGTCTACAGCTACACACTGATCCAAGACGCGCCAGAAGGCTTTGAGGGACAAGCCCCTTATGTTTTAGCGCTGGTGAAGTTAGACGAAGGTCCGATGATCACGGCGCAACTGACCGACCTTGAGGGCGCACCGGAAATCGGGATGCCTGTAGAGATGGTCACACGGCGGCTGCGTAATGATGGGGCAAGTGCGCCGATTGTCTATGGCTATAAATTCCGCCCTCTGGTGGAGCGGGGCTGA
- a CDS encoding site-specific DNA-methyltransferase → MSDVVTIDLILGDCLDVLKTRQENSIDLIITSPPYADNRKATYGGVPPDAYVAWFLPISQELLRVLKPTGTFILNIKEKVVDGERHTYVLELILAMRKQGWLWTEEFVWHKKNSYPGKWSNRFRDSWERLLQFNKQRQFAMYQDEVMIPMGDWAEKRLKNLSETDKVRDTSKVGSGFGKRVANWLERDKVYPTNVLHMATETRNKNHSAAFPEALPEWFIKLFTREYDTVLDPFMGSGTAIRVAKRLRRSGIGIEILPDYFELAQREIAEEPARLF, encoded by the coding sequence ATGAGTGATGTAGTGACGATAGACCTCATTTTGGGGGATTGTCTGGATGTGCTGAAAACGCGCCAAGAGAACAGCATTGACCTGATCATCACCTCCCCACCCTACGCCGATAACCGCAAGGCAACCTATGGTGGTGTGCCGCCGGATGCCTATGTGGCGTGGTTTTTACCGATCTCCCAAGAACTTCTTCGCGTTTTGAAACCGACAGGGACGTTCATCCTCAACATCAAAGAGAAAGTCGTTGATGGGGAGCGGCACACCTATGTCTTGGAACTGATCCTTGCCATGCGCAAACAAGGGTGGCTTTGGACGGAAGAATTTGTGTGGCACAAGAAAAATAGCTATCCGGGGAAGTGGTCGAATCGCTTTCGGGATTCGTGGGAACGCTTGCTGCAATTCAACAAACAGCGCCAGTTTGCCATGTATCAGGACGAGGTGATGATCCCGATGGGGGATTGGGCAGAGAAACGCCTGAAAAACCTGAGCGAGACAGACAAAGTACGAGATACCTCCAAAGTGGGCAGCGGGTTTGGCAAGCGCGTGGCGAATTGGCTGGAACGGGATAAAGTGTACCCGACGAATGTCCTCCATATGGCAACAGAAACGCGCAATAAGAATCACAGCGCGGCATTTCCCGAAGCGCTCCCTGAATGGTTTATCAAGCTGTTCACCCGCGAATATGACACCGTGCTTGATCCGTTTATGGGATCGGGGACGGCGATCCGCGTGGCAAAACGCTTACGCCGCAGCGGGATTGGGATTGAGATTCTGCCCGATTACTTTGAATTGGCGCAGCGCGAGATTGCCGAAGAACCAGCAAGGTTGTTCTGA
- a CDS encoding YceI family protein, giving the protein MENILPSKPSGISSKLVRTGIVLAALILIGGLSLFTFVWLSGGSGQPSGDLNTIAPLQLTETQTLFRLVAAESEVRFVIQETLLGMPTTVVGVTNQVAGEIGVDLNSPAKSQLGGIRINVRTLKTDNEIRNRALRGQILHSNEDQYEFAVFTPTKLIGLPETNQVGVLPKFQIEGVLALHGVSHSVTFEAEITTLAAARITGRAVATIAYRDFKVSIPAVAGVANVGETVRLEIDFTAISHAS; this is encoded by the coding sequence ATGGAGAACATTCTTCCTTCCAAGCCATCAGGCATCTCGTCAAAACTCGTGCGGACGGGGATCGTCCTCGCCGCCTTGATCCTCATTGGTGGATTGAGCCTGTTCACCTTTGTCTGGCTCTCCGGCGGCAGCGGACAGCCCAGTGGCGACCTAAACACCATTGCCCCCTTGCAATTGACAGAGACGCAAACCTTATTTCGTCTTGTCGCAGCGGAATCCGAAGTCCGTTTTGTCATTCAGGAAACGCTCCTCGGCATGCCGACAACGGTAGTCGGCGTCACGAATCAGGTAGCCGGCGAGATTGGTGTTGACCTGAACTCGCCCGCGAAATCCCAATTAGGCGGGATTCGGATCAATGTGCGCACCCTAAAAACCGATAATGAGATTCGGAATCGGGCGCTGCGTGGGCAAATTTTGCACTCGAATGAGGATCAGTACGAATTCGCCGTCTTTACCCCCACAAAGCTCATCGGCTTGCCAGAGACGAATCAGGTGGGCGTGCTGCCGAAATTCCAGATTGAGGGCGTGTTAGCGCTGCATGGCGTTTCCCATTCGGTGACCTTTGAGGCAGAAATTACCACATTGGCAGCAGCGCGGATCACCGGGCGGGCAGTGGCAACCATTGCCTACCGTGACTTCAAGGTGAGTATTCCCGCTGTGGCAGGGGTGGCAAATGTGGGCGAAACCGTTCGCTTGGAAATTGATTTCACGGCGATCTCGCACGCATCCTAA
- a CDS encoding multicopper oxidase domain-containing protein has translation MDDSDVGGNPSVSRRKFIGLSAGATAVTLGAGLLGRSAKAQTAQPGSSLIPPDAICGDSTTRPQIPPAQGHSGHGTQMLLGRVDHERNGFDPMDMLVDWDYGKVSTLPDGRTLREYEFSAGEHEIEIAPGVFFPAWSYNGRVPGPTIRCTEGDLIRVTFSNFSTHPHTIHFHGFHKADMDGVPGIGAGEIQPGQSFTYEFDADPFGCHLYHCHATPLKRHIHKGMYGAFIIDPKPGRPPAREFMMMMNAFDTNFDSANEIYAVNTVGHEFMHRPIPVKVGELVRIYLINIIEFDLINSFHLHANFFDYYDTGTTRQPTLRMVDTIMQAQGQRGILEFKFRWAGKFMFHAHVSEFAELGWMGFFNAVEPDKFDDALALAEVDAEWDKRSVSGSTTPPEAS, from the coding sequence ATGGACGATTCAGACGTAGGCGGCAATCCATCTGTCAGTCGCCGTAAATTCATTGGCTTGAGCGCCGGTGCGACAGCCGTCACCTTAGGGGCGGGCTTGTTAGGGCGCTCGGCAAAGGCACAAACTGCTCAACCCGGCTCCTCCCTAATTCCCCCCGATGCGATCTGTGGTGATTCAACGACACGCCCGCAAATCCCCCCCGCGCAAGGGCATAGCGGGCATGGAACACAAATGCTGCTGGGACGTGTCGATCATGAACGCAACGGCTTTGATCCGATGGACATGCTCGTTGACTGGGATTACGGCAAGGTCAGCACCCTGCCCGATGGACGGACGCTCCGTGAGTACGAATTCTCGGCGGGCGAACACGAGATTGAGATTGCGCCGGGGGTGTTCTTCCCCGCGTGGAGCTATAACGGGCGGGTGCCGGGTCCGACCATTCGCTGCACCGAAGGGGACCTGATTCGGGTCACCTTCTCCAACTTCAGCACCCACCCCCACACCATCCATTTTCACGGTTTTCACAAAGCGGATATGGACGGCGTGCCGGGCATTGGTGCGGGGGAAATTCAACCGGGGCAATCCTTCACCTATGAATTTGACGCCGATCCCTTCGGCTGCCATCTCTACCACTGCCACGCCACACCGCTCAAGCGGCACATTCACAAGGGGATGTATGGTGCGTTCATCATTGATCCCAAGCCCGGACGCCCCCCCGCCCGCGAATTCATGATGATGATGAACGCCTTTGACACCAATTTTGACAGCGCCAACGAAATCTATGCCGTGAATACGGTGGGGCATGAGTTTATGCACCGCCCGATCCCGGTGAAGGTCGGCGAACTCGTGCGGATTTACCTGATCAATATCATTGAGTTTGATCTCATCAATTCCTTCCACCTCCACGCGAATTTTTTTGACTATTACGATACCGGCACAACCCGCCAGCCCACACTCCGCATGGTCGATACGATCATGCAGGCTCAGGGACAGCGTGGAATTCTGGAATTCAAATTCCGTTGGGCAGGCAAATTTATGTTCCATGCCCATGTTAGCGAGTTTGCCGAATTGGGCTGGATGGGCTTCTTCAACGCGGTGGAGCCAGACAAGTTTGACGACGCCTTAGCCCTTGCCGAGGTGGACGCCGAATGGGACAAGCGATCCGTCAGCGGCAGCACCACACCCCCGGAGGCATCATGA
- a CDS encoding amidohydrolase family protein: MGIVFKGGTVITAAETVEADVLVEGEIVTLIGKNLPTKGHEVVNCKGKYLIPGGIDVHTHLDLPFGGTISNDDFETGHRAAAFGGTTSHIDFVIQPKGGSLHDGLTTWREKAKIANIDYGFHLAVTDLRDEVLAEIPTLLDEGVTSLKLFMAYKNVFQIDDTTLFKTMRTAAEHGMIVMVHAENGDVEASLTPALLAAGKTDPIYHAHSRPPEIEGEATNRAVVMAGLTGCALYVVHMTCEPAVEALRRGRALGYPVMGESCTQYFFLTAEKHLGAAGFEGAKFVCSPPIRTVHDQKVLWQAVKDSTLQAVSTDHCNFWLEGGQGDWKGWLDKHGNKDWDKFEKAKAGNRRPGKELGKGNFAKIPNGMPGLEERMMMMWEHGVNQGRISANRFVELLCTNPAKIFGMYPKKGTISVGSDADLVVWDPKARHTLSVKNTHMRTDYIVYEGMKVRGKPAMVFLRGKKIVDGEAWLGENGGGRFIHRKPHAPVM, encoded by the coding sequence ATGGGTATTGTATTCAAGGGCGGCACGGTGATTACCGCCGCCGAGACGGTAGAAGCGGATGTCCTCGTTGAAGGGGAAATCGTCACACTGATTGGGAAGAATCTTCCGACGAAAGGGCATGAGGTTGTCAACTGCAAGGGGAAATACCTGATCCCGGGTGGGATTGATGTTCATACACACCTTGATCTTCCCTTTGGGGGGACGATTTCCAACGATGACTTTGAGACGGGACACCGTGCCGCCGCTTTCGGAGGGACAACCTCGCACATTGACTTTGTGATCCAGCCGAAGGGCGGCAGCCTTCATGATGGACTGACAACATGGCGGGAAAAGGCGAAGATTGCCAACATTGATTACGGCTTTCATCTCGCCGTCACTGATCTGCGCGACGAGGTGTTGGCGGAAATTCCCACCTTACTTGATGAGGGCGTCACCAGCCTGAAACTGTTCATGGCCTATAAAAACGTGTTCCAGATTGACGATACGACGCTGTTTAAGACGATGCGCACCGCTGCCGAACACGGGATGATCGTCATGGTTCATGCTGAAAACGGTGATGTGGAGGCATCGCTGACCCCCGCGCTGCTGGCGGCGGGAAAGACCGACCCCATTTATCACGCTCACTCGCGCCCGCCGGAGATTGAGGGCGAGGCAACAAACCGCGCCGTCGTCATGGCGGGGCTGACGGGCTGCGCCTTGTATGTCGTCCATATGACCTGTGAGCCAGCCGTAGAAGCGCTGCGGCGCGGACGGGCGCTTGGCTACCCGGTGATGGGCGAGTCGTGTACGCAGTATTTCTTCCTGACGGCGGAAAAGCATCTCGGTGCGGCGGGCTTTGAAGGGGCAAAATTCGTCTGTTCGCCGCCCATCCGCACCGTACATGATCAGAAGGTGCTGTGGCAGGCGGTGAAAGACAGCACACTGCAAGCCGTCAGCACCGATCATTGTAATTTCTGGTTGGAAGGTGGGCAGGGCGATTGGAAAGGCTGGCTGGACAAGCATGGCAACAAAGACTGGGATAAATTTGAGAAGGCAAAGGCGGGCAACCGTCGCCCGGGTAAGGAATTGGGCAAGGGAAACTTCGCCAAGATTCCCAACGGGATGCCCGGTCTGGAAGAACGGATGATGATGATGTGGGAACACGGGGTGAATCAGGGGCGCATTTCAGCGAATCGCTTTGTTGAACTGCTCTGCACGAACCCCGCCAAGATTTTCGGGATGTACCCCAAAAAGGGGACAATCTCCGTTGGCAGTGATGCTGATCTGGTTGTGTGGGACCCGAAGGCACGGCACACCCTGAGCGTGAAAAACACCCATATGCGAACGGATTACATCGTTTATGAGGGGATGAAAGTGCGCGGGAAACCAGCGATGGTCTTTCTGCGTGGGAAAAAGATTGTCGATGGTGAGGCGTGGTTGGGCGAAAACGGCGGCGGGCGGTTCATCCACCGCAAGCCGCACGCACCGGTGATGTGA
- a CDS encoding tetratricopeptide repeat protein, producing MESVHNASPYFATIAYHYRMAGEGRRELDYLIPAARAVNASNDPTEVKKIADRAFALLETLQIVLPPAEMNDLYDMAGWSALYLGDAAKADQYFQAQFNKAEAIHHPYFKADALGNLSSVAWQIGDYAASLDYATQALDLYITLRDPFGMAQARNKIGALQRLLGDLNGAYESGIEALALYQSIDNTFGMSEAYHNLGLVAQLQGDFTAALQHFTATLTLQRSGGNTMNLKYTLNALGIISATVGNYAQAETYLLESLALSRRANVQRQMSNTLCNLGNITLRQGNIPQAFAYLKEAVGIAETIANNRIISWGKERLSVIAIMEGRVEYAAVLLQDGLAVAERTGESWLIANAQAGLGYLAVKQGHLREGLTHYQQALAIAHALRMIPTALVYMAHMAWVFALRGEPERAAKLYGFIEGHKALNSEAREALSLVLPEILLDLEDEAFLAAKAQGQSIPFDAHAEALLNEADPNNLVDDHSNF from the coding sequence TTGGAAAGCGTCCATAATGCCTCCCCCTATTTTGCCACCATTGCCTACCACTATCGCATGGCGGGCGAGGGGCGGCGCGAACTAGATTACCTGATTCCAGCGGCACGGGCGGTAAACGCCAGCAACGACCCGACAGAGGTGAAAAAGATTGCAGATCGCGCCTTTGCCCTGTTAGAAACCCTCCAGATCGTCCTCCCTCCGGCAGAGATGAATGATCTCTATGATATGGCGGGGTGGTCGGCGCTTTACCTCGGTGATGCCGCGAAAGCTGATCAGTATTTCCAAGCGCAGTTCAACAAGGCAGAGGCGATTCATCACCCCTATTTCAAAGCCGATGCGCTTGGCAACCTCTCCTCCGTCGCTTGGCAGATTGGCGATTACGCCGCCTCGCTCGATTACGCCACCCAAGCCCTTGATCTTTACATCACCCTCCGCGATCCATTCGGTATGGCGCAGGCACGCAACAAGATCGGTGCGCTGCAGCGCCTTCTTGGTGATTTGAACGGCGCTTACGAGAGCGGCATCGAGGCGCTTGCCCTCTACCAATCGATTGACAACACCTTTGGCATGTCCGAGGCGTACCACAACCTCGGCTTGGTTGCCCAACTCCAAGGCGATTTCACGGCGGCGCTCCAGCATTTCACGGCGACGCTCACCCTCCAACGGAGCGGCGGCAACACCATGAACCTGAAATACACCCTTAACGCGCTAGGGATCATCAGCGCCACCGTCGGAAACTACGCGCAGGCAGAGACGTACCTTCTGGAAAGCCTTGCCCTATCGCGGCGGGCAAATGTCCAGCGCCAAATGAGCAACACGCTTTGCAACTTGGGCAATATCACCCTCCGGCAAGGCAACATCCCACAGGCATTCGCCTATCTGAAGGAGGCGGTGGGGATTGCCGAGACAATTGCCAACAATCGCATCATCTCATGGGGGAAAGAACGCCTCAGCGTGATCGCCATTATGGAGGGCAGGGTTGAGTATGCCGCTGTGCTGCTTCAAGACGGTTTAGCGGTTGCTGAAAGGACAGGGGAATCATGGCTGATTGCCAATGCACAGGCGGGGTTGGGCTATCTCGCTGTGAAACAAGGGCATCTGCGGGAGGGGTTGACGCACTACCAACAAGCCCTTGCCATTGCCCACGCGCTGCGGATGATCCCAACGGCGCTCGTCTATATGGCTCATATGGCGTGGGTTTTCGCCCTGCGCGGTGAGCCAGAACGGGCGGCGAAACTCTATGGTTTCATTGAGGGGCATAAGGCGCTCAACAGCGAGGCGCGTGAGGCGCTGTCCCTCGTCCTCCCAGAGATTCTTCTCGATCTGGAGGATGAAGCGTTTCTCGCCGCGAAAGCGCAAGGTCAGTCTATTCCCTTTGATGCACACGCCGAGGCGCTCTTAAACGAGGCTGACCCCAACAATCTAGTAGACGACCACAGTAATTTCTAA
- a CDS encoding metal transporter, producing MNTQSQPEAAPPPERLSGTVWLLALIPFILLGVVLAYLVATGGGLTELAGPPVEKITIQRITLPEAGIIRVEVINDGPQEVTIPQVLVDDAYFYFTVEPSTTIPRLGRATFTIPYPWVNQESHTVGLITSLGTTFVGVIGAAVQTPQPSATLFAQFGLVGLYVGIVPIFLGLLWYPFMRRLSRQAINFILALTVGLLVYLAIGTWLDANEFAATLPAFWQGVPLVIFIGVITLGGLLAFGSMGKGKESTPLGISYRIAIGIGLHNLGEGLAIGAAFALGSAALGTFLVLGFTLHNITEGVGIAAPIVRKNPGLRHFALLLLVSGGPAIVGTWFGGFAFDPVLATVFLAVGVGAILQVVWEVGRLVARDTLALGKPLINWVNLCGVVVGLALMYFTAFFVKF from the coding sequence ATGAATACCCAATCACAGCCAGAGGCAGCCCCGCCACCGGAAAGGTTGTCAGGGACAGTTTGGCTCTTGGCGCTCATTCCCTTCATTCTCTTGGGCGTCGTTCTCGCTTACCTTGTGGCGACGGGCGGCGGGCTAACGGAATTGGCGGGTCCACCTGTGGAAAAAATCACCATCCAGCGGATCACCTTGCCCGAAGCGGGCATCATCCGTGTGGAGGTGATCAACGATGGTCCCCAAGAAGTGACCATTCCCCAAGTCTTGGTCGATGACGCCTATTTTTACTTCACCGTAGAGCCCTCCACAACCATCCCGCGCCTCGGACGCGCCACCTTCACCATTCCCTACCCCTGGGTGAACCAAGAGTCACACACAGTGGGCTTGATCACCTCGCTAGGGACGACCTTTGTCGGGGTTATTGGGGCTGCCGTCCAAACCCCCCAACCCTCCGCCACGCTCTTTGCCCAGTTTGGCTTGGTGGGCTTGTATGTGGGCATTGTCCCAATCTTTTTGGGCTTGTTGTGGTATCCCTTCATGCGCCGCCTCAGCCGCCAAGCGATCAACTTCATCCTAGCGCTGACCGTTGGCTTGTTGGTCTACCTCGCCATTGGCACCTGGTTAGATGCCAACGAATTCGCCGCAACACTGCCCGCCTTTTGGCAGGGCGTGCCGCTGGTCATCTTCATTGGCGTTATCACCTTGGGCGGTTTGCTTGCCTTTGGCAGTATGGGCAAAGGTAAGGAAAGCACCCCGCTCGGTATCTCTTATCGGATTGCTATTGGCATTGGCTTGCATAATCTGGGCGAAGGGCTGGCGATTGGCGCGGCGTTTGCTCTCGGTTCGGCGGCATTGGGGACATTCCTCGTGTTAGGCTTCACCCTTCACAACATTACCGAAGGCGTTGGGATTGCCGCCCCTATTGTCCGCAAAAACCCGGGACTGCGGCATTTTGCCCTTCTCTTGTTGGTCAGCGGCGGACCCGCTATTGTGGGAACATGGTTCGGCGGCTTTGCTTTCGATCCCGTCTTGGCGACCGTTTTTCTTGCCGTTGGCGTGGGGGCGATTTTGCAAGTGGTCTGGGAAGTAGGGCGGCTTGTTGCCCGTGATACCCTGGCGCTTGGCAAGCCTCTGATCAATTGGGTGAATCTATGCGGGGTTGTCGTCGGTCTTGCCCTGATGTATTTCACGGCATTTTTCGTCAAATTCTAA